A region of Dictyostelium discoideum AX4 chromosome 1 chromosome, whole genome shotgun sequence DNA encodes the following proteins:
- the rzpA gene encoding RING/leucine zipper protein, whose translation MDPLEEDFAFKYFTKGAPIKVESVLNFDLKEHLKSPYLWTTIVAGLGLAYYFLTSDDEIGIGPAGAFENNNAENGVDNFNQYNYINQDVIPPPQQQQQQQQQQQQQQNNHIHHNHNHSHNNNNHHNHVQQTTTTTTTTTTTSSSFLPITPPPPSNVQHVKLKNKNGEPLPLEEQNLLLLRENSNLRGENRDLRVWVGNQINNINDRMEKMQTDLEREKFCHICEENEKQVCWRECGHRLCARCATLIKKTSHPQCSICRKLVSDFYLAWNT comes from the coding sequence ATGGATCCATTGGAAGAAGATTTtgcatttaaatattttacaaaAGGTGCACCAATAAAAGTTGAAAgtgtattaaattttgacTTAAAAGAACATTTAAAATCGCCATACTTGTGGACGACAATTGTGGCAGGACTTGGTTTGgcttattattttttaacatcagatgatgaaattggtaTAGGACCAGCAGGTGCCTTTGAGAATAATAATGCTGAAAATGGTGTagataattttaatcaataCAATTATATAAACCAAGATGTCattccaccaccacaacaacaacaacaacaacaacaacaacaacaacaacaacaaaataaccATATCCATCATAACCATAACCATAgccataataataataatcatcataaCCATGTTCAACaaactactacaacaacaactacaacaactacaacttcaTCTTCATTCTTACCAATAACACCACCTCCACCATCAAATGTTCAAcatgtaaaattaaagaataaaaatggtGAGCCATTACCTTTGGAGGAACAAAATCTATTACTATTAAGAGAGAATTCAAATCTTAGAGGTGAAAATAGAGACTTGCGTGTTTGGGTTGGTAATCAAATTAACAATATAAACGATAGAATGGAAAAGATGCAAACTGATTTGGAGCGTGAAAAATTTTGTCATATTtgtgaagaaaatgaaaaacaagtATGTTGGAGAGAATGCGGTCATCGATTATGCGCAAGATGTGCAACATTAATTAAGAAAACCTCACATCCACAATGTTCAATTTGTAGAAAACTTGTATCCGATTTTTATTTAGCTTGGAAtacttaa
- the scy2 gene encoding SCY1 family protein kinase, producing MDTTKSFNFKEKVRGFLGSAASVISPIKDHDLKEVVGQDKFWKIYQSTKKTTNTECSLFVFEKKLYEKVSKSNLENVITFLKKEATTLQRLRHPSILQVVSVMEETKTHIHFATEPILATLEDLLGYYRQRKKSTVDQSSQSEEGYKKKDFTFEELELKAGIFQILDGLLFLNQTAKLLHRNISPESIFITKDLKWKLGGLGFTCSIETKEPPISNLSLQDLREYQYISGGGGGESSNNSNYILPQLDYLAPEFISQRKFETNSDLFSIGRLIFELSINLEQKALDSHLISQLPKLGVISYYNTMIEQVRRQSTMNTQRSDSAKVCTILLGDPMLRGDLENFIRSSFFQDVLTKTLLYLANISQKEDESKLQFFRGLLRIVQQFSPRIQNNYILPVLLSEISNDRIIYVLLPNIMSISANHVKKETFQSKVLPAISNILQSKEPKPEVLSCVLENLPMLLQKCSLDQIKKILLPICLGSMCGPTNEIIFQCLSTAQPIAKFFDTDMISVAVIPRLTNLCVGGFPVHIRTKAIQWFTLLVPSIEKKIIVDSLLPNLEKILAGDNSPVILQSLVETYEALSKKLGGELLAKSVLPALIPLSSDKHIDLEQFKTVMKVIRDILNTYEQERINELSNLQRYTSPTPTKDENDTSFITVNNNNNNNNNISPTPINLTLPNSFGITPITTTATTQPSSSPSMLFPQPPQTSQPSSSPLSSSSSGTTSNPFNSVLSGNNKALIDSPDFGSTYISQPPSTQQLSSNISLTLPKSPPTTRPTVSNSSNSLFPTTNTTNNNNNNNNINNNNSSNNGSNYNSFNNSSFQNNSNQPVQPPPQQQQPLSFNSSFDFGSNLQPIKPTNTIAAQTPLPQPKLSYNSSFDIGNSNNNNNNNNNNNNNNNNNNNNNNNNNNNNNNNNNNNNNLNSFSNFGNNSSNGMNNSNNNFALNSGSTLPIKSTSTSKYDINLEDHVNSSSNSFSNNSFSNNNNSSSNNNTNNNNNNNGVGNFNSSNSFSSSSQSNYGFDQPLNPTTNSNHNSYGNNNYGNNSNNNNNNNTNSMNSSFKNMDLNQNNSYNNTLNDFNSFHNNVNSSFNMNPPSITKNVNFNSNNYNNNNNNNNNNNNNNYNNNNNSNFW from the exons atggatacaacaaaatcatttaattttaaagaaaaggTTAGAGGATTTTTAGGTAGTGCAGCAAGTGTCATCTCACCTATTAAAGATCATGATCTCAAGGAAGTAGTTGGTCAAGAtaaattttggaaaatttatcaatcaacaaaaaaaacaacaaatacagAATGttcattattt gtatttgaaaagaaattatatgAAAAGGTATCAAAAAGTAATTTAGAAAATGttataacatttttaaagaaagaaGCAACTACATTACAAAGATTAAGACATCCATCGATTTTACAAGTTGTAAGTGTAATGGAAGAGACAAAAACACATATTCATTTCGCAACAGAACCAATATTGGCAACATTAGAGGATCTATTAGGATATTATAGACAAAGAAAAAAGTCAACAGTTGATCAATCATCACAATCAGAAGAAGGTTATAAGAAAAAAGATTTCACATTTGAAGAATTGGAATTGAAAGCAGGCATTTTCCAAATACTAGAtggtttattattcttaAATCAAACTGCTAAATTATTACATCGTAACATATCACCTGAATCAATTTTCATAACAAAAGATTTGAAATGGAAATTGGGTGGATTAGGTTTCACTTGTTCAATTGAAACTAAAGAaccaccaatttcaaatttatcattacaaGATTTAAGAGAATATCAATATAtaagtggtggtggtggtggtgagagtagtaataatagtaattatatATTACCACAATTAGATTATTTAGCACCAGAATTTATTTCACAAAGAAAGTTTGAAACAAATTCAGATTTATTTAGTATTGGTAGATTgatatttgaattatcaataaatttaGAACAGAAAGCATTGGATTCACATTTGATTAGTCAATTACCAAAGTTGGGTGTAATTTCATATTATAATACAATGATTGAACAAGTTAGAAGACAATCGACAATGAATACTCAAAGATCTGATAGTGCAAAGGTTTGTACTATTTTATTGGGTGACCCAATGCTACGTGGTGATTTAGAGAATTTCATTCGTTCTTCATTCTTTCAAGATGTTTTAACTAAAACCTTACTCTATTTGGCAAATATCTCTCAAAAAGAGGATGAATCGAAATTACAATTCTTTAGAGGTCTTTTGAGAATAGTTCAACAGTTTTCACCAAGAATACagaataattatattttaccAGTATTGCTATCAGAGATTTCAAATGATAGGATCATTTATGTGCTATTACCAAATATTATGTCAATCTCTGCGAATCATGTAAAGAAGGAAACTTTTCAGTCAAAGGTTTTACCGGCAATATCAAATATTCTTCAATCAAAGGAACCAAAGCCAGAGGTGTTATCTTGTGTTTTGGAGAATTTACCAATGTTACTTCAAAAGTGTAGTCTTGATCAGATTAAAAAGATTCTATTACCCATTTGTTTGGGCTCGATGTGTGGTCCAACCAATGAGATCATTTTCCAATGTTTGTCAACGGCCCAACCAATTGCTAAATTCTTTGATACCGATATGATTAGTGTTGCTGTAATTCCACGTTTAACAAATTTATGTGTTGGTGGTTTCCCAGTTCATATTCGTACTAAAGCAATTCAATGGTTTACTCTTTTAGTTccatcaattgaaaagaaaatcaTTGTTGATTCTTTATTACCAAATCTTGAGAAAATATTAGCAGGTGATAATTCTCCAGTGATCCTTCAATCTTTGGTTGAAACTTATGAAGCACTCTCAAAGAAATTGGGTGGCGAACTTTTAGCAAAGAGTGTTTTACCTGCATTAATACCATTATCCTCTGACAAACATATAGATTTAGAACAATTTAAAACAGTTATGAAAGTAATTagagatattttaaatacttATGAACAAGAACGtattaatgaattatcaaatttacaaAGATATACTTCACCAACTCCAacaaaagatgaaaatgatactTCTTTTATAactgttaataataataataataataataataatatttcaccaacaccaattaatttaactTTACCAAATAGTTTTGGAATTAcaccaataacaacaacagcaaccacacaaccatcatcatcaccttcAATGTTATTCCCTCAACCACCACAAACATCacaaccatcatcatcaccacttTCATCTAGTAGTAGCGGTACTACCAGTAATCCATTCAATAGTGTACTATCAGGTAATAATAAAGCATTAATTGATTCTCCTGATTTTGGTTCAACTTATATTAGTCAACCACCATCAACACAACaattatcatcaaatatTAGTTTAACATTACCAAAGAGTCCACCTACTACAAGACCAACagtttcaaattcttcaaattctttattcCCAACCACAAAtacaactaataataataataataataataatattaataataataatagtagtaataatggtagtaattataatagttttaataatagtagtttccaaaataattcaaaCCAACCAgtacaaccaccaccacaacaacaacaacctctttcatttaattcatcatttgattttggtaGTAATTTACAACCAATAAAACCAACAAATACAATTGCGGCACAAACACCATTACCACAACCAAAATTATCATATAACTCTTCTTTCGATATTggaaatagtaataataataataataataataataataataataataataataataataataataataataataataataataataataataataataataataataataataataataacttaaATTCATTTAGTAACTTTggaaataatagtagtaatggaATGAATAACTCAAACAATAATTTTGCATTAAACAGTGGTTCAACattaccaattaaatcaacttcAACTTCTAAATATGATATTAATTTAGAAGACCATGTAAATTCTTCATCAAATAgcttttcaaataatagttttagtaataataataatagtagtagtaataataatactaacaataataacaataataatggtgttgGTAATTTCAATAGTAGCAACTcattttcttcttcctcACAATCAAATTATGGTTTCGATCAACCTTTGAATCCCACAACTAATTCAAATCACAATAGTTATGGAAATAATAACTATGGTAATAATtctaacaacaacaacaacaacaacacaaaTAGTATgaattcatcatttaaaaatatggacttaaatcaaaataacaGTTACAATAAtactttaaatgattttaatagtttccataataatgttaattcAAGTTTTAATATGAATCCACCAAGTATCACTAAAAATGTTAACTTTAACagcaataattataataataataacaataataataacaataataataataataattataataataataataatagtaatttttggtaa
- a CDS encoding hypothetical protein (Glycolate oxidase subunit D-like, D-lactate dehydrogenase-like) gives MKLLSTSSKCFKQSLKINYRNFSSSNKIFKNYTNNSKNYNNNNNNSFNENNYKLISAIGVSTIVGLGFFSILNLEEEKKNIIIEKNKIDRIPDEAKKELVLIFSERFVTHPSDLEAHGKDFSYHERASPDAVIYPHNQEEVKKLVDIARKYRIPLIACGAMTSLEGHTLSNYGGISVDFRNMSRVLQIYKDDFYVTVQPGISYGDLNEELKKIGFFFPVDPGPGATIGGMIGTSASGTHCVHYGTMKDNVLSMKVVLPNGDIVTTRSKAKKSSAGYDLNHLFIGSEGTLGIVVEASLKIQPIPTCSQVSLVTFDSITSACDAVIKTMQSGVQIGRVELLDDVMMNAVNLASNTNYSEKPTLIFEFSGPSQGMVQEQISKVSEITRECNSLDFKFSSTNEEKENLWMARKVALWSSKVLRPSSEVWITDACVPISKLSKIIDETKVDISKTSLLAPLVAHAGDGNFHLFILFDPNNPKEFEEAKFINDNLVNRAIEYKGTCTGEHGVSFGKIKYLDKELGKEAVDLMATIKRSIDPSNLMNPGKIITVEKFNEKK, from the exons atgaaattattatcaacttcatcaaaatgttttaaaCAATCATTAAAGATAAACTATAGAAATTTTAGctcatcaaataaaatttttaaaaactatacaaacaatagtaaaaattataataataacaataataattcttttaatgaaaataactataaattaatttcagcaATTGGAGTCTCAACAATAGTTGGTTTAGGATTT ttttcaattttaaatttagaagaagaaaaaaaaaatattataattgaaaagaataaaattgataGAATACCAGATGAAGcaaaaaaagaattggtattaatattttcagaAAGATTTGTTACACATCCATCAGATTTGGAAGCACATGGTAAAGATTTTAGTTATCATGAAAGAGCATCACCAGATGCAGTTATTTATCCACATAATCAAGAGGAAGTTAAAAAGTTGGTAGATATCGCAAGAAAGTATAGGATACCATTGATTGCATGTGGTGCAATGACAAGTTTAGAAGGTCACACTCTTTCAAACTATGGCGGTATTTCAGTAGATTTTAGAAATATGTCTAGAGTGTTACAAATTTATAAAGATGATTTCTACGTAACCGTCCAACCAGGTATTTCCTACGGTGATTTAAATGAGGAATTGAAAAAGATTGGATTCTTTTTCCCAGTTGATCCAGGTCCTGGTGCAACTATTGGTGGTATGATTGGAACAAGTGCATCTGGTACTCATTGTGTTCACTATGGTACAATGAAGGATAACGTCCTCTCGATGAAAGTTGTGCTCCCAAATGGTGATATTGTAACCACAAGAAGCAAAGCAAAGAAGTCATCAGCAGGCTATGATCTCAACCATCTCTTCATTGGGTCTGAAGGCACATTGGGTATTGTTGTCGAAGCATCATTAAAAATCCAACCAATTCCAACCTGTTCACAAGTCTCATTGGTAACATTTGATAGTATCACCTCTGCATGTGATGCAGTAATTAAAACCATGCAATCGGGTGTTCAAATTGGTAGAGTTGAATTATTGGATGATGTTATGATGAATGCAGTCAATTTAGCAAGTAATACAAACTATTCAGAGAAACCTACTTTAATTTTCGAATTCTCAGGTCCATCGCAAGGTATGGTTCAAGAACAAATTTCAAAAGTTAGTGAAATCACCAGAGAATGTAATTCtttagattttaaattctcaagtacaaatgaagaaaaagaaaatcttTGGATGGCTAGAAAGGTTGCATTATGGAGTTCAAAAGTTTTAAGACCATCATCTGAAGTTTGGATCACTGATGCTTGTGTACCAATCTCAAAACTCTCTAAAATTATAGATGAAACAAAAGTTGATATCTCTAAAACCTCATTATTAGCACCATTGGTAGCTCATGCTGGTGATGGTAACTTTCAtcttttcattctttttgatccaaataatccaaaagaatttgaagaagCTAAATtcataaatgataatttagtTAATAGAGCAATTGAATATAAAGGTACTTGTACAGGTGAACATGGTGTTTCTTTTGGTAAAATT aaatatttGGATAAAGAATTAGGAAAAGAAGCAGTAGATTTAATGgcaacaattaaaagatcaaTTGATCCTTCTAATTTAATGAATCCTGGAAAAATTATCACTGTCGagaaatttaatgaaaaaaaataa
- the eIF4e3 gene encoding eukaryotic translation initiation factor 4E member 3, with amino-acid sequence MTEIFLNSFTDKENKKKKQIFIAQEHQPQQLSSENPQPLQHKDVHEELVLENEWSFWEDHYTNNNNSVASIDEYLNALTQLNSFSTIQAFWNCFNIIPSLSKLPNNSCFHLFKKGTRPIWEENQDGGEFVMKVKKHQTDEVWNELVLSVIGEQFSSYLQDNDDICGISIRKKQGMDFNMIHIWNKNVKGKEHIPRAIKHLFPILLDECIHSYYKEHGGVKNQQQQQLQQSPQQLQQLQQQQQQQLQSNTGGSRLTQLRNMNKSTSVLKPTANAFVPRKSVRFNLSKSKSESTIASPKQSKKVEKSAMKHHPQFPSHTLGVVEQSPMQIDVKPILSKRTANIPLSFDTIKDLKPKELNYQKLSKEDQNIVDELDSQMEKEEEQEIQKQLEKEIETEIKKRRQEESEQEEEEEQEEEQEEEQEEEQEEEQEEEQEEQEDNDEEFGEQQIEKENEQGIIDQLEQEIERIEEQKLQKQLEKEIENEILKRRILDESEQEDQEFDGDDNDVMVPQLLNNNIMNDEVVPEEEEEEEPEEEEEEEEENEEPEEEPKEEEEEELKPKISFSFDPVEENDKLNHLNEFDLSDQVEKELKQENELKEAKSLIDDDLVQDENEIEEKLENEKELNNNQEKKFNKQEFEEEMDKEIDEIIDELSDSEVEEELNEQIDDWENQLGVDDPNHEIRDGFKKEFNDELKEYLREDIKESVKDEVHRLANAHEENPTISTPPFTSKFNNTTTSSNNNNNSSNNNNNNNNNNNNNSATTASSTASSAPNEPIEQHRVNSSNSTTTTSTTDSSGNPLLDTLSDIPTIEESWD; translated from the exons atgactgaaatatttttaaatagtttcACTGAtaaggaaaataaaaaaaagaaacaaatttTCATCGCTCAAGAACATCAACCTCAACAATTATCATCTGAAAATCCTCAACCACTTCAACATAAAGATGTTCATGAAGAATTAGTATTAGAAAATGAATGGTCATTTTGGGAAGATCATtacacaaataataataattcagttGCCTCAATtgatgaatatttaaatgcattaactcaattaaattcattttcaacaaTTCAA gCTTTTTGGAATTGTTTCAATATAATCCCAAGTTTATCcaaattaccaaataattcATGCTTTcatctatttaaaaaaggaaCACGTCCAATTTGGGAAGAGAATCAAGATGGTGGTGAATTTGTAATGAAGGTTAAAAAACACCAAAC agatGAAGTTTGGAATGAATTGGTTTTATCCGTTATTGGTGAACAATTTAGTTCATATTTAcaagataatgatgatatttgTGGAATTTCAATTAGAAAGAAACAAGGAATGGATTTCAACATGATTCATATTTGgaataaaaatgttaaagGTAAAGAACACATTCCAAGAGCAATTAAACATTTATTCCCAATTCTATTAGATGAATGTATCCATAGTTATTATAAAGAACATGGTGGTGttaaaaatcaacaacaacaacaactacaacaatcaccacaacaacttcaacaactacaacaacaacaacaacaacaattacaatcaaaTACTGGTGGTAGTCGTTTAACACAATTAAGAAATATGAATAAATCAACATCAGTTTTAAAACCAACTGCCAATGCATTTGTCCCTCGTAAGAGTGTTCGTTtcaatttatcaaaatcaaaatctgaATCAACAATTGCAAGTCCAAAACAAagtaaaaaagttgaaaaatcAGCAATGAAACATCATCCACAATTTCCATCTCATACCTTGGGTGTAGTTGAACAATCACCAATGCAAATTGATGTTAAACCTATTCTTTCAAAACGTACTGCAAATATTCCTCTTTCATTTGAtacaattaaagatttaaaaccaaaagaattaaattatcaaaaattaagTAAAGAAGATCAAAACATTGTTGATGAATTAGATAGTCAAAtggaaaaagaagaagaacaagaaattcaaaaacaattagaaaaagaaattgaaaccgaaattaaaaagagaaGACAAGAAGAAAGtgaacaagaagaagaagaagaacaagaagaagaacaagaagaagaacaagaagaagaacagGAAGAAGAACAggaagaagaacaagaagaacaagaagataatgatgaagaatttggtgaacaacaaattgaaaaagaaaatgaacaaGGTATTATCGATCAATTAGAACAAGAAATTGAAAGAATTGAAGaacaaaaattacaaaaacaattggaaaaagaaattgaaaatgaaattttaaaaagaagaaTTCTTGATGAAAGTGAACAAGAAGATCAAGaatttgatggtgatgataatgatgtaATGGTTcctcaattattaaataataatataatgaaTGATGAAGTTGTACCagaggaagaggaagaagaagaaccagaagaagaagaagaagaagaagaagaaaatgaagaacCAGAAGAAGAACCaaaggaagaagaagaagaggaattAAAACCAAAGATTTCATTCTCATTTGATCCAGTtgaagaaaatgataaattaaatcatttgaatgaATTCGATCTATCAGATCAAGTTGAAAAGGAATTAAAACAAGAgaatgaattaaaagaagcaaaatcattaattgatgatgatttagtTCAAGATGAGAATGAAATTGAAGAGAAAttggaaaatgaaaaagaattaaacaataatcaagaaaagaaattcaatAAACAAGAATTTGAAGAGGAAATGGATAAAGAAATAGATGAAATCATTGATGAATTATCCGATAGTGAAGTGGAAGAAGAACTCAATGAACAAATCGATGATTGGGAGAATCAATTGGGTGTTGATGATCCAAATCATGAGATTCGTGATGGtttcaaaaaagaatttaatgatgaattaaaagaatatcTCAGAGAAGATATTAAAGAATCTGTTAAAGATGAAGTTCATAGACTTGCAAATGCTCATGAAGAAAATCCAACAATTTCAACTCCACCATTCACTagtaaattcaataatactactacaagtagtaataataataataacagcagtaataacaacaataataataataataacaacaataacaactcTGCCACCACTGCCTCTTCAACTGCTTCTAGTGCTCcaaatgaaccaattgaaCAACATCGTGTTAACTCAAGTAATTCAACCACAACTACATCAACAACTGACTCTAGTGGTAATCCATTATTAGATACATTATCTGATATTCCAACCATTGAAGAAAGTTGGGATTAG